The Teredinibacter sp. KSP-S5-2 genome includes a window with the following:
- a CDS encoding PilZ domain-containing protein: MNQERRRYFRITEAIGLSYQYIDGSDQEPRECGTSVPAALIEVSDLDEKIEKGLDELADKQPEIAELIMLFNQKLERVVNHLSLDKDLVGRIAQKVKEVNISACGMGFENDEPVEPGTRLRLELTLFPAEIKIVTFGRVISCVVQEDEKESYYWRIDFYGMNTGAQEKLIQHMVQAQNTQLKERHKES; this comes from the coding sequence ATGAACCAGGAACGACGACGTTACTTTCGCATTACTGAAGCCATTGGCTTGAGCTATCAATACATTGATGGATCTGACCAGGAACCTCGGGAGTGTGGAACATCAGTACCCGCAGCTCTCATCGAAGTCTCTGATTTGGATGAGAAAATTGAGAAGGGGCTGGATGAACTGGCGGACAAACAGCCCGAGATCGCAGAGTTAATCATGCTGTTCAACCAGAAGCTTGAGCGGGTGGTCAACCATTTGTCACTGGATAAGGACTTGGTTGGTCGTATTGCGCAAAAAGTGAAAGAAGTGAACATCAGCGCTTGTGGCATGGGGTTTGAGAATGATGAGCCCGTTGAGCCGGGAACCCGGTTGCGCCTGGAGCTGACGCTTTTCCCTGCGGAAATTAAAATCGTCACCTTTGGCCGGGTGATTTCCTGTGTGGTTCAGGAAGATGAGAAAGAGAGCTATTACTGGCGAATTGATTTTTATGGGATGAACACCGGGGCTCAGGAAAAGCTTATCCAGCATATGGTTCAGGCACAGAACACACAACTTAAAGAGCGCCATAAAGAGTCTTAG